The following coding sequences are from one Dermacentor andersoni chromosome 5, qqDerAnde1_hic_scaffold, whole genome shotgun sequence window:
- the LOC126531103 gene encoding uncharacterized protein, with product MGTELRRRRSAADAAFVVGETLLLELFLVVIALLSNAWAQHAVSSSDEAHSLTSRGADTLVRWNISPAALQHMRSESFKRQFSPWGGKRNTAAFESLLDSPGDQQSHRHQLAADASYKVRRLHHTGSPRNADSFSPWGGKRADDKKDKDQTFNPWGGKRAAGDGFGSWGGKRGTFSAWGGKRAAGDRFGSWGGKRGTFSAWGGKRQQESKNAFSPWGGKRTVRSPLARSEDAARVRQDDGEEDEERSFAPWGGKRGAAEDQAFSPWGGKRDSEEDTSFTPWGGKREDRFNPWGGKREGPFNPWGGKREGSNKEGFFNPWGGKRGADDSFNSWGGKRQDSFNPWGGKRESGVFRPWGGKKEDKVFGPWGGKRDDDVFGPWGGKREEVSSSSSHSAGRGFPFGGTTGHGVDAGSLRKKRDSSMSEHKVTTSYSGKSGGT from the exons ATGGGAACGGAACTGCGCCGCCGTCGCAGTGCCGCTGATGCTGCCTTTGTCGTCGGG gagaCGCTTCTGCTGGAGCTGTTTCTGGTGGTCATCGCGCTCTTGTCGAATGCCTGGGCGCAGCACGCGGTGAGCAGCAGCGACGAAGCGCACTCTCTGACTTCTAGAGGTGCAGACACGCTCGTCCGCTGGAATATATCGCCCGCCGCGCTGCAGCACATGCGCTCTGAGAGCTTCAAGCGCCAGTTCAGCCCCTGGGGTGGCAAGCGGAACACCGCCGCGTTCGAATCCCTGCTGGATTCGCCCGGCGATCAGCAGAGCCACCGGCACCAACTGGCGGCGGACGCGTCGTACAAGGTTCGCCGCCTTCACCACACCGGCAGCCCGAGGAACGCCGATTCGTTTAGTCCTTGGGGCGGCAAAAGAGCGGACGACAAGAAGGACAAGGACCAGACGTTCAACCCCTGGGGAGGCAAGAGGGCGGCGGGCGACGGCTTCGGCTCCTGGGGAGGCAAGAGAGGAACGTTCAGCGCCTGGGGCGGCAAGAGGGCGGCGGGCGACCGCTTCGGCTCCTGGGGAGGCAAGAGGGGAACGTTCAGCGCCTGGGGCGGCAAGCGGCAGCAGGAGAGCAAGAACGCCTTTAGCCCGTGGGGAGGCAAAAGGACTGTCAGAAGCCCCCTGGCCAGGAGCGAGGATGCTGCGAGGGTCAGGCAAGACGATGGCGAGGAGGACGAGGAGCGGAGCTTCGCCCCTTGGGGCGGAAAGAGGGGAGCCGCGGAAGACCAAGCATTTTCCCCATGGGGAGGGAAAAGGGATAGCGAGGAGGACACGTCTTTCACGCCCTGGGGAGGCAAGCGTGAGGACCGTTTTAACCCGtggggaggaaagcgggaaggaccCTTCAACCCCTGGGGAGGCAAGAGGGAGGGCTCAAACAAGGAGGGATTTTTCAACCCTTGGGGAGGCAAACGCGGTGCTGACGACTCTTTCAACTCTTGGGGTGGCAAGAGGCAGGACTCCTTCAACCCTTGGGGAGGAAAGAGGGAAAGTGGCGTGTTCAGGCCTTGGGGTGGAAAGAAAGAGGACAAGGTCTTCGGGCCTTGGGGAGGAAAAAGGGACGACGACGTGTTCGGGCCCTGGGGAGGCAAAAGGGAGGAAGTGTCGTCATCGTCGAGCCATTCTGCGGGCAGGGGCTTCCCCTTCGGCGGCACGACCGGCCATGGCGTGGATGCAGGGTCGTTGCGCAAGAAGCGAGATTCTTCCATGAGCGAACACAAGGTGACGACGTCGTACAGTGGAAAAAGCGGAGGGACGTAA